TCAGCCTCTACGGTCTCAAAGTCGGCAATGGTTCCCATTTGGGCGGTAAGCGCCTGAACGTCGTCCAGGGTGATTACCTGTTTGCCCGGGTTGAGGCGGGAGAAGAAGATCTCGGCAATACGTGACTCAATGTCTGCCACAATCTCTTCATGGCCCTCATATGAGGAGAAGTAACCCTTGATGGCGGCAAGGTATTGGCTCAACATCTCATAGCCGTCTTCCTCTACATGGAAGATCATGCCTTGCAGGTTGACACTTATGTTCTTTTTCATGGCTAGTTGGATTTCTTGCGGTTGATGATGAAGGTGGTGGAGTCTACCAGTTCCAGCCAGGTGAGGCGGAGCTGCTCTAGAAACTCGGTGCCGGTGGCGGTGAGTTTGTAGTATTTGCGTGGCGGCCCTGAGGTGGATTCCACCCAGGAATAGTCCAGGAGTCCGGCGTTCTTCAGTCTGGTCAGCAGTGGGTAGAGCGTCCCCTCCACTACTATCATTTTGGCGGCAGTGAGTTCCTCTAACATATCAGAGGCATATACTTCGCCGCGGGCGATGATCTCCAGAATGCAGTACTCCAGAATCCCTTTTCGCATCTGCACTTGTGTGTTTTCTACTTTCATGGTCTGTGAGTCTGAATTATTGATACAAATATATTAGAAGGTACTATGTAAAACAAGGTACTGGTGAAATTTATTTTTTGTTTCAGTTTTGGGCGCATTTTTCCATTTTGAGACGAAAAGAGGTGGCTTGGAGAATAGAAAGGGAGGGAGGGGAAAGAATTTTGGGCAGGAGTGGAACAGAGAAGGGCAATTGGGTGTATTAGGCGTGAGCAGGAATGCGTTATAATATAATCCTAGAAAGCTATCTTTGTATGCTATTCCCTTTTGGACTTATCATCTGATTTTTATGGTAAAAAAACTATTACCACTTATATCTCTTCTTTTTCTTTTGTTACTGCCTGGCCTCACCTGGGCCCAGGATATCTCTGCGCCCAAGTACAGTAATGAATTCCTCAATATAGGGGTAGGGGCAAGGGCTTTGGGAATGGGCGGCGTGCAGTCAGCTATTGTGCGGGACGCTACGGCCGGCTTCTGGAACCCTGCCGGTTTGGTAGGTTTGCCTAAACGCCATAATGCGGTGTATATGCACTCTGAGCTGTTTGCGGGCATCATCAAGAATGACTACGGTTCCTACGCCACCAATCTTGACTCTGCCAGCGCCCTGTCTTTCTCGGTAATACGGATTGGGGTAGATGACATAGCGGATACCCGCCGGCTCCAGAATGAGTACGGTGCCATCCAATATGACAGCATTGAATTTTTCTCCGTGGCAGATTATGCTTTCCTGGCCTCCTATGCCAGGCAAAGCAATTTACTCAAAGGCCTGACCCTAGGGGCTAACGCGAAGATCATTTACCGCAACGTAGGTAAGTTCGCCAACGCCTGGGGCTTTGGCATTGACGCCGGCGCCCAGTTACGGCGAGGGAACTGGCAGTTTGGCGCCATGGCCCGCGATATCACCACCACCTTTACCGCCTGGAAACTGAACGCCGAAGAGCTGGAAGATGCTTACCTGCAGGAGGAGACTTCCTTTAATGCTAATAGCATTGAAATAACCTTACCCCGCCTGATCCTGGGTGCCGGTCGGTCCTTTCAATTTGCCAACCGCTTCTCGGCCTTAGTGGCCACAGACCTGGATATTACCTTTGACGGCAAACGGAATACGCTTATTTCTTCTGGCTTGGTTTCTATTGACCCAAGGGTAGGACTGGAAATTGGCTATGCCAACGCGGTTTATCTGCGTGGTGGCCTTAATAACGTGCAGCAGATAGAAGACCTGAATGGGAAGAGCAGTTGGAAAATACAACCTAACTTCGGGATTGGGGTAGCCACGCATGGCTTAAACCTGGACCTGGCCTTGTCCAAAGTATCTGATAACTCCCAGGTCTCCTCCGTGATTGTTTCTTTAGCCTATAGTTTTGATTGATTTTTGTGTGCGAGGTATTAATATGAAGACACCCTACTATTTTAAAAGCTTTTTCCTGCCGCTTGTTGCTTCTTTAGCCCTTTTAGCTTATGGGCAGGTTTCATATGCGCAACAGGTGACCTATGGCAACGAGTGGATCAACTATAGCCAAAAATACTACAAGATCAAGGTTCCGGCTACCGGTATCTATAAATTAGACCAAGCTTATCTGCAGGCTGCCGGAATCACAGGGGTAGACCCGCGCAATTTCCAGCTTTACCGCAGAGGGGAGGAAGTGTCCATCTACGTGCAAGGGGAGGGCGATGGGTCCCTTGATGCCGGGGACTTTATTGAATTCTACGGTGAGAAGAACGACGGTGCATTGGACCGGGAACTGTACAAAGATCCTAATGCCAACCATATAAGCACCTACTACAGTTTATACACAGATACCGCCGCCTATTTCCTGACTTGGTCTGCGAGGCCTGGAAAGCGAATGGTAATGGCTAACCAGGATGCTGCGGGCTTAACCGCTGAGCCCTGGCACTGGCAGGAAAATATTCTGCTTGACAATTTTGAGTACGCCTTAGGCAAAAGATACGGGGAGAATTATATGTCCTGGATGGATGCCGGTGAAGGGTTTTCCGGAGGACTTACCTCTTCCTTTACCTATAACCTTCCGGGTATGGCTTCTAATCTGTTCACTGGGGGACCTACGCCAAAGGTGGAAATAGCGTTCATAGGGGCAAATGACAATAACCATGAGGTGGAAGTTTTTGCCGTTCCACCAGGGGGCGCTGAAAGGTTACTTGGTTCGGTTAAAATGAATGGGTATGGGGCTGTAAAACAACAGTTCAATATCGCTACTTCTGATTTTGGGGCCAGCGGAAATTTAGTGTTACGCATTACGGCTAAAACAACGGGGTCCAGATTCAGGACGGTTTACTTTAAGACTATTTATCCGCAGCGAAATACTGTAACCACGGCAAGTTTACCATTACAAAACCTTACGCCATCTAATTCGCCACAGTATTACCTTTTTGATGGAAGCGGAGCAGCCAATGCCATTGGGTATGATATTTCCTCCACAGATAATATCAAACGGCTGGCAGGGACAGTAACCGGGGCGCAAAAAGGATTTGTATTCCCTGCTGGGTTTAGCAAAGGCATTTTATGGACCGGGGCGAACTTGGTTCCGCTTGCGGCCAGGGAGGTGAAGTTCAGATCTATGGCGGGCAATAAAGCGTCTTACGTGATCATCTCTCACCGGATCCTGATGCAGCCCGTAGGCTCATCCACTAATCCAGTGCGTGATTATGCGGCTTACCGCGCCTCAGCGGCCGGAGGGAAATATGATACGCTGGTGATGGAGGTGGGTCAAGTATATGACCAGTTTTTTTACGGGGATAAGTCATCAGCCGCCATCAGGCGCTTTATGAAGTTTCTGATAGCCAATGGAGAACCGAAGCATTTGTTCTTGATTGGCAAGGCCTTAGAAGCTGCCGAAACTTCCACTGTGCGGAAAAACCCTTCGGCCTTAGCTGTTAAGGATTTGGTGCCTACAGGCGGATTCCCTGGTTCTGATATCTTATTCACTTCAGATTGGGAGATTGATAGTTACACCCCTAAGGTGGCTACCGGGCGCATTCCGGCAAACAACCCACAGGAAGTGTTGAACTACCTGAACAAAGTGCAGCTTCATGAATCATTGCCCCAAAACCTGGAGTGGCGTAAAAATGTCCTGCATTTGGGTGGCGGTATTGAAGGGGCAGAACGCAATACACTGGCTTCTTACTTAAGGAGCTATGAAAGAATTGCCGAGGGCAAATGGTGGGGCGCTAATGTGATTTCCAAGTTTAGAAGCTCAACAGCTGGGCTGGATACCATCAACGTGGCAAAGGAAGTAAATGCGGGCCTTAGTTTGATCACTTTCTTTGGTCACAGTTCTACTACCACCTCAGATTTGGATATAGGACTGGTATCTAACGTATTATCCGGTTATAAGAACCAAGGAAAGTACCCACTCATCTTAATGAATGGCTGTAACGTTGGGAACAGCTTTATACCCGGCAGGTCGTTTGGAGAAGATTGGCTGTTGACCCCAGACAAAGGCGCCATTGCCTTTATAGGCCAGGACAGTTATGGGTATTCCTCTCTGCTGAATATATTCAGTACCTACTTTTATAGAACCGCATTTGCAGATGCTGAATACTTTGGCAAACCCTTGGGCGTGCAGCAAAAACAGGTTATTAGTACCCTCTCTTCTACTATTAGCGGAGAATTTGCCGTTGCTATGATGATGCAGATGATCTTGCAATCTGACCCTGCTCTATTGTTAGTTTCTCCCCCCAATGCTGATTATGCCATTGAAAAAGGCGGGCTGAAGGTAACGGCAGTGGATGGCGGGAAAATAACGGCAAACTCTGAAAGCTTCCTGTTAGCTATTGATGCCAGAAACCTGGGTAAGGTGAATGACTCTCCTTTCTACGTTTCTGTTACCAGAACCCTGGAGAATGGAACCGAGATTCTGTATGATTCTATAAAAGTGCCACCCATTTACTACCGTGATACACTTAAGCTGGAGTTGGCCGCTAACACGCCAGACGGTTCAGGGGTAAACACATTCAAAGTAAAACTAGACCATACAGACACTATTCCGGAAATAGATGAGACCAATAATGAAGCAACGTTTGAGGTATTTATCTCCAGAAGTGGCGTTGTGGCCTTAACCCCTTATGAGTACGGGATAGTATCAGGACCAAAAGTGAACCTGGTGGGGCAGTCTACAGATCTGCTTTCCGCGCCCCGTGATTATTATTTTGAGATTGATACCACGGCCACCTTTAAAAGTGCATGGAAAAAGACCCGCACGGTAAGGGCCGGCCTTCTGCCTTCCTGGGAAGTACCACTCCCTACCACCGGAATGCCGAAGGATAGTATGGTGTATTTCTGGCGCTTTAGGTATAACACCTTTGCTGCGGGCGAAGACACTGTTTGGGCCGCAAGCTCGTTCAGGCATATCCCTCAGAGCGCGCCTGGTTGGTCCCAGGCCCATATAGGGCAATTGGCAAAAGCTGGTTTGCAAAGGGTGGAAGTAAATACCAGTTCTGGTAAAGTTGAATTCGCCCCGCTCTATAAAACGCTTCTTTTAAAAGGCGGCGGCGGCGGGTTGCCAATGTCCAGAAGCGCGCCTTTTGGGATCTTTATTGATAACAATGCCTTCTTCTGGGATAACTGCGGCTATACTACCCCCAATATATTAGCCATGGTATTCAATAATGTTACGCTGGAGCCCTATACCGGCATGCCGACTAATACCGGTTGGCGCTGTGGTTTGTCTGGGCAATTTGTGTATCAGTTCGGGGATTTGACCTATGCGGCATACCAAGACAGGCTGGAAGCATTTTTAAGGCAAGTTCCAGAAGGGTACCACGTGGCTATGATTGGTATCAACTCTATTCCTTATGAGAGCTTTAAGCCGTCCTTGAGAGAAGCCTTCAAAGGGATTGGCTCTACCATTATTGACGGCCTTAAAAATGGTGATCCGTTTGTAATTCTTGGCAGAAAAGGAGCCGCAACCGGAACCGCTCAAGAATTGGGAGGTAATAATACAGACACTGCCCCAAGAAACATGCAGGCGGTGCAGGTAGAAAAAGTGTTGCAGGTAAAAGGCGACCAGGGAACCCTTACCTCTTCTCTTATTGGGCCAGCCACTGAATGGACTTCTTTGCATCATCAGGTGCAGTTAGAAAGTTCAGACAGCTACCAGTTAGATGTAATTGGGGTAGACAAAGATGCCAAAGAAACGGTATTGTCTACCAATGTGACCGCCTCTACCTTGAGCCTGAGTAACATCAGCGCCAGCACTTACCCCTACCTGAAACTGAGGCTGGCTTTGAAAGATGAGGTGAACCGTACTGCCCCGCAACTGAAGCAATGGACCGTCTTGTACAAAGGCGTGCCAGAGGGACTTGTGCGCCCAGATTTAGTAGGGGTAGATAAATACAAGAATATCTCTGAGCAGGCCAATTCAGGTCAGGTGGATCTACGGTTTGCCTTCCATAACATCAGTGACATGAACTTCAGTGATTCCTTGACCGTGGAAGCGAATGTGTTTCAGGAAAATGGCGGCAAAAAGCTTTCCACCTTTAAAGTGAAGCCTTTACTGAAAGGGGATACCGTGTATTTCAACCATAAATTCTCTACGGTGAATATGAAGGGCAACAACCGGTTGCGCGTTACGGTCAACCCACGTATTCTTCCGGAGCAGTACTACTTCAACAACACCCTAGAGATTCCTTTCACGGTAGGTTCTTTGGCCGGAATGCCGCCGGTGTTGGATGTGGTGTTTGACGGGGTCCGGATCCTCGACGGGGACATTGTTTCCCCAAGCCCAGTGATCAGTATGTTGCTGAAAGACAACAACCGCAAGATCCCTATCACAGACCCGACTTCCATGAAGGTGTACCTGAAAAAGCCAGGCGCAGACTTTGTGGAGATTGATGTGGCCAGTAACCCCAATGTGCGCTGGTTTGCCGCCGATGATAAAAATGATTTCCGGGTAGAGTATCGACCCGAAGGGTTGGCAGACGGTAAATACACCTTAGAGGTGCAGGGCTTTGATGCCCTGGGCCAACGGGCCGGAAACGAGCGCTACAGCATCAATTTTGAGGTGGTGAACGAGGCGTCCGTTACTAACTTCTATCCGTACCCTAACCCGTTCTCGTCTAAAACTAAGTTTATCTTCACGCTGACCGGAAGCAAAGTGCCGGACAAGATGAAGATCCAGATCATGACCGTAACCGGGAAAGTGATACGCGAGGTGCAGAAGGAAGAGTTAGGGCCCATCCACATAGGCAACAACATAACGGAGTTTGCCTGGGACGGGACCGACGAGTACGGAGACCGGCTCGCCAATGGCGTGTACCTGTACCGGGTAGTCATGGACAACGGTCCTGAGGAGATGAAGCACCGCAATACCGGCGGAGACAAGTCCTTCAAGAAAGGCTACGGAAAGATTTACATCCTTCGGTAAGTCTTGTTTCAGGGCCGTTTTTCAGAAAACGGGTCTAAAACAGAAAGGCCACCGGCATTGCCGGTGGCCTTTCTGTTTTAGTGGATTTTGAAGAGGAGAATTGGCTTATTATTTTGAAGCTGTTTTGACCAAAACGGCCTCAAAACAGAAATACGTTCAGCTAGTGTGTACTTATGGTTAATTCTGGCTGAACCCCGCTTTTCTTCGGAAGGTAAAGAAGGTGAAAGGATAGGCGTGTTTCTCATCTGCCAAGTGTTCTTCCTGATCAGTGACTTCCCATACCTCGGTGTCTAGTTCTGGGAAAAACACGTCGCCGTCAAAAGACTCATGGACCAGTGTGAGGTACACTACCTCGGCCAGGGGTAATGCCTGTTGGTAAATCTCCCCGCCGCCAATCACCAGTACCTGTTCGTCCAGGGCCAGGCTTTGCTGCAGGGCTTCTTCCAGGGAAGTAGCGACTAAACCCCCCTCGGGGGCTTGGTACTCTGGCTGGCGGGTCACAATGACGGTAGTACGGCCGGGCAAGGGTTTGCCAATGGCCTCAAAGGTTTTGCGGCCCATGATCATGGGGTGGCCCATGGTCAGTTTCTTGAAATGTTTGAGGTCTTCGGGCAGGTGCCAGATCAATTGATTGTCTTTGCCAATGACCCGGTTCTCAGAAATGGCTACTACTATGCCTATCATATGGTGTGGTGAAACGTGTAGCCCCGTAAAAATTCTTTAATGGTCATGCGTTTTTTGCCCTCCATCTGCAATTCCTCCACGGCATAGGCCGTGTCATCTGCGCACTGGAGGTAGAGGTAATTCTTCCCGTCCGTGGTGTACAGGCCGGGCGAAGAATGCATTGGAAAATCCAGCGGGTGACCCGAGAAGATTTTGAATTGCTTGTCGTCCAGGATGGTCCATGCGGCGGGGTAGGGCGATAGGCCTCTGATGAAATTATGTACTTCCTGGGCCGGACACTGCCAGTCTATCTGACAGGTCTGCTTGAAGATCTTGGGGGCCATCTTGAGCGGTTCCTGCAGACTTGGCTGCGGATAAGGCTGTACGCGCTCCTCCACAATGGCCTGCACCGTCTCCAAAAGTAGTTCTGCCCCGGCGTGTTTCAGTTTCTCATATAAAGAGCCGAAGTTGTCTTTGGGGTCAATGGCTACCTTTTTCTGAAGGATGATATCGCCGGTGTCAATTTCATGCTGCAGGAAAAAGGACGTGACGCCGGTATCCTTATCGCCGTGGATGAGGGCCCAGTTAATAGGAGCCGCGCCGCGGTAATGCGGCAGCAAGGAGGCATGGATGTTCAAAGACCCCAACTTCGGCATGTTCCAGACGGCCTCGGGCAGCATCCGGAAGGCGACAATGACCTGCAGGCTGGCCTCATAGCTCTTGAGTTCCTCCTGGAAGGCAGGGTCTTTGAGGTTGGTGGGCTGCAGCACGGGAATATCAAACTGCAGGGCTGCTTCCTTTACCGGCGAGGGCACCAATTTAAGGCCCCGCCCGGCGGGTTTGTCTGGCGCGGTAATCACGGCTACCACGTTCCAACCGTTTTCCACCAAGGCCTGGAGGGCGGGCACCGCAAAATCTGGGGTGCCCATAAAAATAATCCGGAGGTCTTCTTTCCGCATGATGTTATTCAAAGTCTGGGTACAGCAGATATTGTTTCCGCATTTTCTTATACGCGTCCAGGCCGGGTTTCCACGAGTCACGGATCTCTTTTTCGGTCTTGCCGGCTATGATCTGT
This Rufibacter radiotolerans DNA region includes the following protein-coding sequences:
- the porU2 gene encoding putative type IX secretion system sortase PorU2, which produces MKTPYYFKSFFLPLVASLALLAYGQVSYAQQVTYGNEWINYSQKYYKIKVPATGIYKLDQAYLQAAGITGVDPRNFQLYRRGEEVSIYVQGEGDGSLDAGDFIEFYGEKNDGALDRELYKDPNANHISTYYSLYTDTAAYFLTWSARPGKRMVMANQDAAGLTAEPWHWQENILLDNFEYALGKRYGENYMSWMDAGEGFSGGLTSSFTYNLPGMASNLFTGGPTPKVEIAFIGANDNNHEVEVFAVPPGGAERLLGSVKMNGYGAVKQQFNIATSDFGASGNLVLRITAKTTGSRFRTVYFKTIYPQRNTVTTASLPLQNLTPSNSPQYYLFDGSGAANAIGYDISSTDNIKRLAGTVTGAQKGFVFPAGFSKGILWTGANLVPLAAREVKFRSMAGNKASYVIISHRILMQPVGSSTNPVRDYAAYRASAAGGKYDTLVMEVGQVYDQFFYGDKSSAAIRRFMKFLIANGEPKHLFLIGKALEAAETSTVRKNPSALAVKDLVPTGGFPGSDILFTSDWEIDSYTPKVATGRIPANNPQEVLNYLNKVQLHESLPQNLEWRKNVLHLGGGIEGAERNTLASYLRSYERIAEGKWWGANVISKFRSSTAGLDTINVAKEVNAGLSLITFFGHSSTTTSDLDIGLVSNVLSGYKNQGKYPLILMNGCNVGNSFIPGRSFGEDWLLTPDKGAIAFIGQDSYGYSSLLNIFSTYFYRTAFADAEYFGKPLGVQQKQVISTLSSTISGEFAVAMMMQMILQSDPALLLVSPPNADYAIEKGGLKVTAVDGGKITANSESFLLAIDARNLGKVNDSPFYVSVTRTLENGTEILYDSIKVPPIYYRDTLKLELAANTPDGSGVNTFKVKLDHTDTIPEIDETNNEATFEVFISRSGVVALTPYEYGIVSGPKVNLVGQSTDLLSAPRDYYFEIDTTATFKSAWKKTRTVRAGLLPSWEVPLPTTGMPKDSMVYFWRFRYNTFAAGEDTVWAASSFRHIPQSAPGWSQAHIGQLAKAGLQRVEVNTSSGKVEFAPLYKTLLLKGGGGGLPMSRSAPFGIFIDNNAFFWDNCGYTTPNILAMVFNNVTLEPYTGMPTNTGWRCGLSGQFVYQFGDLTYAAYQDRLEAFLRQVPEGYHVAMIGINSIPYESFKPSLREAFKGIGSTIIDGLKNGDPFVILGRKGAATGTAQELGGNNTDTAPRNMQAVQVEKVLQVKGDQGTLTSSLIGPATEWTSLHHQVQLESSDSYQLDVIGVDKDAKETVLSTNVTASTLSLSNISASTYPYLKLRLALKDEVNRTAPQLKQWTVLYKGVPEGLVRPDLVGVDKYKNISEQANSGQVDLRFAFHNISDMNFSDSLTVEANVFQENGGKKLSTFKVKPLLKGDTVYFNHKFSTVNMKGNNRLRVTVNPRILPEQYYFNNTLEIPFTVGSLAGMPPVLDVVFDGVRILDGDIVSPSPVISMLLKDNNRKIPITDPTSMKVYLKKPGADFVEIDVASNPNVRWFAADDKNDFRVEYRPEGLADGKYTLEVQGFDALGQRAGNERYSINFEVVNEASVTNFYPYPNPFSSKTKFIFTLTGSKVPDKMKIQIMTVTGKVIREVQKEELGPIHIGNNITEFAWDGTDEYGDRLANGVYLYRVVMDNGPEEMKHRNTGGDKSFKKGYGKIYILR
- the fmt gene encoding methionyl-tRNA formyltransferase; the protein is MRKEDLRIIFMGTPDFAVPALQALVENGWNVVAVITAPDKPAGRGLKLVPSPVKEAALQFDIPVLQPTNLKDPAFQEELKSYEASLQVIVAFRMLPEAVWNMPKLGSLNIHASLLPHYRGAAPINWALIHGDKDTGVTSFFLQHEIDTGDIILQKKVAIDPKDNFGSLYEKLKHAGAELLLETVQAIVEERVQPYPQPSLQEPLKMAPKIFKQTCQIDWQCPAQEVHNFIRGLSPYPAAWTILDDKQFKIFSGHPLDFPMHSSPGLYTTDGKNYLYLQCADDTAYAVEELQMEGKKRMTIKEFLRGYTFHHTI
- a CDS encoding PadR family transcriptional regulator; amino-acid sequence: MKVENTQVQMRKGILEYCILEIIARGEVYASDMLEELTAAKMIVVEGTLYPLLTRLKNAGLLDYSWVESTSGPPRKYYKLTATGTEFLEQLRLTWLELVDSTTFIINRKKSN
- a CDS encoding putative type IX sorting system protein PorV2 gives rise to the protein MVKKLLPLISLLFLLLLPGLTWAQDISAPKYSNEFLNIGVGARALGMGGVQSAIVRDATAGFWNPAGLVGLPKRHNAVYMHSELFAGIIKNDYGSYATNLDSASALSFSVIRIGVDDIADTRRLQNEYGAIQYDSIEFFSVADYAFLASYARQSNLLKGLTLGANAKIIYRNVGKFANAWGFGIDAGAQLRRGNWQFGAMARDITTTFTAWKLNAEELEDAYLQEETSFNANSIEITLPRLILGAGRSFQFANRFSALVATDLDITFDGKRNTLISSGLVSIDPRVGLEIGYANAVYLRGGLNNVQQIEDLNGKSSWKIQPNFGIGVATHGLNLDLALSKVSDNSQVSSVIVSLAYSFD
- a CDS encoding dihydrofolate reductase — protein: MIGIVVAISENRVIGKDNQLIWHLPEDLKHFKKLTMGHPMIMGRKTFEAIGKPLPGRTTVIVTRQPEYQAPEGGLVATSLEEALQQSLALDEQVLVIGGGEIYQQALPLAEVVYLTLVHESFDGDVFFPELDTEVWEVTDQEEHLADEKHAYPFTFFTFRRKAGFSQN